A portion of the Parambassis ranga chromosome 22, fParRan2.1, whole genome shotgun sequence genome contains these proteins:
- the ap4s1 gene encoding AP-4 complex subunit sigma-1, with amino-acid sequence MIKFVLMVNRQGQTRLSRYYQPVELSRRAALEADVVRCCLSRKKDQCSFVEYKEFKLVYRQYAALYIVVGVTDSENELSIYELVHNFVEVLDKYFSRVSELDIMFNLDRVHIILDEMIQNGHIVETNKSRILAPLTAIDKMADG; translated from the exons ATGATCAAGTTTGTGCTGATGGTGAACCGGCAGGGTCAGACCAGACTGTCCAGGTACTACCAGCCCGTGGAGCTGAGCAGGAGAGCGGCGCTGGAAGCCGACGTGGTCCGCTGCTGCCTGAGCCGCAAGAAAGACCAG TGTTCCTTTGTGGAGTACAAGGAGTTTAAGCTGGTCTACCGACAGTACGCCGCCCTGTACATCGTGGTGGGAGTCACGGACAGCGAG AACGAGCTGTCCATCTACGAGCTGGTTCACAACTTCGTGGAGGTTTTGGATAAATACTTCAGCCGCGTG AGTGAACTGGAC ATCATGTTCAACCTGGACAGAGTTCACATCATCCTGGACGAGATGATCCAGAACGGACACATTGTGGAAACAAACAAGAGCCGCATCCTCGCTCCGCTCACCGCCATCGACAAGATGGCCGATGGCTGa
- the hectd1 gene encoding E3 ubiquitin-protein ligase HECTD1 yields the protein MADVDPDTLLEWLQMGQGDERDMQLIALEQLCMLLLMSDNVDRCFETCPPRTFLPALCKIFLDESAPDNVLEVTARAITYYLDVSAECTRRIVGVDGAIKALCNRLVVVELNNRTSRDLAEQCVKVLELICTRESGAVFEAGGLNCVLSFIRDSGHLVHKDTLHSAMAVVSRLCSKMEPQDSSLETCVESLSSLLKHEDHQVSDGALRCFASLADRFTRRGVDPAPLAKHGLTEELLSRMAAAGGTVSGPSSSCKPSRPSTGATSSAPDSKLSNQVSTIVSLLSTLCRGSPLVTHDLLRSVLPDSMESALGGDERCVLDTMRLVDLLLVLLFEGRKALPKSTAGSTGRLPGLRRLDSSGERSHRQLIDCIRSKDTDALIDAIDTGAFEVNFMDDVGQTLLNWASAFGTQEMVEFLCERGADVNRGQRSSSLHYAACFGRPQVAKTLLRHGANPDLRDEDGKTPLDKARERGHSEVVAILQSPGDWMCPVNKGDDKKKKDVNKEEEEGSEPKGDPEMAPIYLKRLLPVFAQTFQQTMLPSIRKASLALIRKMIHYSSEVLLKEVCDSETGHNLPTVLVEITATVLDQEDDDDGHLLALQIIRDLVDKGGDVFLDQLARLGVINKVSTLAGPASDDENEDEAKPEKEEEVQEDAREIQQGKPYHWRDWSIIRGRDCLYIWSDAAALELSNGSNGWFRFILDGKLATMYSSGSPEGGSDSSESRSEFLEKLQRARSQVKPVTASQPILSTVGPTKLTVGNWSLTCLKEGEIAIHNSDGQQATILKEDLPGFVFESNRGTKHSFTAETSLGSEFVTGWTGKRGRKLKSKLEKTKQKVKSMARELYDDHFKAVESMPRGVVVTLRNISTQLESAWELHTNRQCIEGENTWRDLMKTALENLIVVLKDENTISPYEMCSSGLVQALFTVLNNSVELDLKHDCKPLMERINVFKAAFSENEDDESRPAVALIRKLIAVLESIERLPLHLYDTPGSSYNLQILTRRLRFRLERAPGETALIDRTGRMLKMEPLATVESLEQYLLKMVAKQWYDFERSSFVFVRKLREGQTFTFRHQHDFDENGIIYWIGTNAKTAYEWVNPAAYGLVVVTSSEGRNLPYGRLEDILSRDSSALNCHTNDDKNAWFAVDLGLWVIPSAYTLRHARGYGRSALRNWVFQVSKDGQNWTTLYTHVDDGSLNEPGSTATWPLDPSKEEKQGWRHIRIKQMGKNASGQTHYLSLSGLELYGTVTAVCEDQLGKAVKEAEANLRRQRRLFRSQVMKYIVPGARVVRGIDWKWRDQDGNPAGEGTVTGEAHNGWIDVTWDAGGSNSYRMGAEGKFDLKLAPGYDPESAATAPSPKPVSSTVSGPASSMVGPSATPAASGGTTTTTSSFSSSTSSSSQQQSWSSLVKNNCPDKGGATSFGGASSSSRKGSSSSVCSVASSSDISLSSSAGLPGAGGLRLERRTEGLLLDQGAGVVGVPGGGVGPDGHQQEPIVVLSSAAEGGSGSGSSCGTLTADGSTTGDDARNKDSSAATAATDPATAISMGLVSVSSPDVSSVSESSSKDAPSQRPLCSAANARLSVSSLLAAGAPMSSSASVPNLSSREASLMESFVRRAPNMSRTNATNNMNLSRSSSDNNTNTLGRNVMSTATSPLMGAQSFPNLTTTGTTSTVTMSTSIVTSSNNVATATTGLSVGQLLSNTLTTSLTSTSSESDTGQEAEFSLYDFLDSCRANTLLAELDDEEDLPEPDDDDDENEDDNQEDQEYEEVLEEEEYETKGGRRRTWDDDFVLKRQFSALVPAFDPRPGRTNVQQTTDLEIPQPGTPRSEVQEEVECAPSPHLSLTLKVAGLGTTREVELPLSNYKSTIFYYVQRLLQLSCNGAVKTDKLRRIWEPTYTIMYRELKDSDKEKESGKMDFCEHGVGGRSGGLSPSSVSAIQSSEILGGAREAAQAKAGCSQNACGVEDVLQLLRILYIIGGDAVANTRTLQEDVDELQFNASPEEFTSKKITTKILQQIEEPLALASGALPDWCEQLTSKCPFLIPFETRQLYFTCTAFGASRAIVWLQNRREATMERSRPSTTVRRDDPGEFRVGRLKHERVKVPRGEAMMEWAESVMQVHADRKSVLEVEFQGEEGTGLGPTLEFYALVAAEFQRTSLGIWLCDDDFPDDESRQVDLGGGLKPPGFYVQRSCGLFPAPFPQDSEELERITKLFHFLGIFLAKCIQDNRLVDLPVSQPFFKLLCMGDIKSNMSKLLYQSRSSPQGHDPDRPHLQPFLLLSELQSEASTEESQETYSVGSFDEDSKSEFIMDPPKPKPPAWYHGILTWDDFQLVNPHRASFLKEVKELAVKRRQILASKSLSEDEKNTRLQDLMLRNPLGSGPPLSVEDLGLNFQFCPSSKVHGFSAVDLKTNGDDEMVTMENAEEYVELMFDFCMHTGIQKQMEAFREGFNRVFPMEKLSSFSHKEVQMILCGNQSPSWTADDIINYTEPKLGYTRDSPGFLRFVRVLCGMSSDERKAFLQFTTGCSTLPPGGLANLHPRLTIVRKVDATDSSYPSVNTCVHYLKLPEYSSEDIMRERLLAATMEKGFHLN from the exons ATGGCGGACGTGGACCCAGACACGCTGCTCGAGTGGCTGCAGATGGGTCAGGGCGATGAGCGTGACATGCAGCTCATCGCTCTCGAGCAgctctgcatgctgctgctCATGTCTGACAACGTCGACCGCTGCTTTGAGAC gtgtccTCCTCGGACGTTCCTCCCGGCGCTCTGTAAGATCTTCCTGGATGAGAGCGCACCAGATAATGTGCTGGAGGTCACGGCCCGAGCCATCACCTACTACCTGGATGTGTCTGCAGAGTGCACCCGGAGGATCGTGGGAGTGGATGGGGCCATCAAGGCACTGTGCAACcggctggtggtggtggagctcAACAACAGGACCAGCAGAGATTTAGCAGAGCAGTGCGTCAAG gtgCTGGAACTGATCTGTACCAGAGAGTCTGGCGCTGTGTTTGAGGCTGGCGGTCTGAACTGCGTGCTGAGTTTTATCAGAGACAGCGGCCATCTGGTCCACAAAGACACCCTGCACTCCGCCATGGCCGTCGTGTCCCGACTGTGCAGCAAGATGGAGCCTCAGGACTCCTCTCTGGAGACCTGTGTGGAGTCGCTGTCCAGCCTCCTCAAACATGAAGACCACCAG GTGTCAGATGGTGCTCTACGCTGCTTCGCCTCATTGGCTGACCGGTTCACTCGTCGTGGGGTGGACCCCGCCCCTTTAGCCAAGCACGGCCTGACTGAGGAGCTTCTGTCCCGCATGGCAGCTGCCGGCGGCACAGTGTCGGGCCCCTCTTCGTCCTGCAAGCCTAGCCGTCCCTCCACAGGTGCTACATCCTCTGCCCCCGACTCCAAACTGAGCAATCAGGTGTCGACCATCGTCAGCTTGCTGTCCACGCTGTGCAGGGGGTCGCCGCTCGTCACACAC GACCTGCTGCGTTCGGTGCTGCCAGATTCGATGGAGTCAGCACTGGGCGGAGACGAGCGCTGTGTGCTGGACACCATGCGGCTGGTGGACCTCCTGCTGGTGCTCTTGTTTGAAGGACGGAAGGCGTTGCCAAAGTCTACGGCGGGGTCCACAGGTCGGCTGCCTGGGCTGCGACGTCTGGACAGTTCAGGGGAGCGATCGCACCGACAGCTCATCGACTGTATCCGCAGCAAGGACACCGACGCTCTGATCGACGCCATTGACACCGGAG CTTTTGAGGTGAACTTCATGGACGATGTCGGACAGACGCTGCTCAACTGGGCTTCAGCTTTTGGCACACAGGAAATG gtGGAGTTTCTGTGTGAGAGAGGCGCAGACGTcaacagaggtcagaggtcatcctCACTACACTATGCTGCCTGCTTTGGACGCCCACAAGTAGCCAAG actCTGCTGCGTCATGGAGCCAACCCTGACCTGAGAGACGAGGACGGGAAGACTCCTCTTGACAAGGCCAGGGAGCGAGGACACAGTGAGGTGGTGGCTATACTGCAGTCCCCTG gagacTGGATGTGTCCGGTGAACAAGGGTGacgacaagaagaagaaagatgtgaacaaagaggaggaggagggcagcgAGCCTAAAGGAGACCCAGAAATGGCTCCAATCTACCTAAAGAGACTTCTGCCTGTTTTTGCACAAACCTTTCAGCAAACCATGCTGCCTTCTATTAG gaaaGCCAGTCTGGCTCTGATCAGGAAGATGATTCACTACAGCAGTGAAGTGCTGCTGAAGGAGGTGTGTGACAGCGAGACGGGACACAACCTGCCCACAGTGCTGGTGGAGATCACTGCTACTGTCCTCGACCaggag GATGATGACGACGGTCACCTCCTGGCTCTGCAGATCATCAGGGATCTGGTTGATAAAGGTGGAGACGTGTTCCTTGACCAGCTGGCCCGTCTTGGGGTCATTAATAAGGTGTCGACTCTGGCTGGACCGGCGTCTGATGATGAGAACGAGGACGAAGCAAAGCCTGAGAAG gaggaggaggtgcaggaggatgCAAGAGAGATCCAGCAGGGGAAACCATACCACTGGAGGGACTGGTCCATCatcagagggagggactgcctTTATATCTGGTCGGACGCCGCAGCCCTCGAGCTCTCCAATGGCTCCAACGGCTGGTTCAGGTTCATCCTGGATGGAAAGCTGGCCACCATGTACTCCAGTGGGAGTCCAGAGGGGGGCTCAGACAGTTCCG AGTCTCGCAGTGAGTTTCTGGAGAAGCTTCAGCGGGCACGGAGTCAGGTGAAGCCAGTGACAGCCAGTCAGCCCATCCTGTCCACTGTTGGCCCCACAAAGCTGACCGTGGGGAACTGGTCCCTGACCTGcctgaaggagggagagatcGCCATTCACAACTCAGACGGGCAGCAGGCCACCATCCTCAAGGAGGACCTGCCCGGGTTCGTCTTCGAGTCCAACAGAGGAACTAAACACTCGTTCACTGCAGAGACGTCACTCG gctcTGAGTTTGTGACGGGCTGGACTGGAAAGCGGGGCAGGAAGCTGAAGTCAAAGCTGgagaagacgaagcagaaggtGAAGAGCATGGCAAGAGAGCTGTATGATGACCACTTCAAAGCTGTGGAGAGCATGCCCAGAGGCGTGGTGGTCACTCTGAGGAACATCTCCACACAGCTGGAGTCTGCCTGGGAGCTGCACACCAAcagacag TGCATTGAGGGCGAGAACACGTGGAGAGATCTGATGAAAACAGCTCTGGAGAACTTGATTGTTGTGCTGAAGGATGAAAACACGATTTCTCCATATGAGATGTGTAGCAGTGGCCTCGTCCAGGCTCTGTTCACTGTCCTCAacaat agtgTGGAACTGGACCTGAAACATGATTGTAAGCCTTTAATGGAGAGGATCAATGTCTTTAAGGCGGCTTTCAGCGAGAACGAAGATGATGAAAG CCGACCAGCTGTTGCCTTAATCCGTAAACTGATAGCTGTCCTGGAGTCAATAGAACGTCTACCTCTGCACTTGTACGACACTCCAGGATCCTCATACAACCTGCAG ATCTTGACGAGGAGATTGAGGTTCCGTCTTGAGCGAGCTCCGGGTGAGACGGCGCTGATCGACCGGACGGGACGCATGTTGAAGATGGAACCACTCGCAACTGTGGAGTCCCTGGAGCAGTACCTGCTGAAGATG GTGGCGAAGCAGTGGTATGACTTTGAGCGCTCGTCCTTCGTCTTTGTGAGGAAGCTGAGGGAAGGGCAGACCTTCACCTTCAGACATCAACATGACTTTGATGAGAACGGCATCATCTACTGGATTGGAACCAACGCCAA GACGGCCTATGAGTGGGTGAATCCTGCCGCGTACGGCCTGGTGGTAGTGACGTCCTCTGAGGGACGGAACCTCCCTTATGGACGTCTGGAGGACATCCTGAGTCGGGATAGCTCCGCCCTCAATTGCCACACCAATGATGATAAAAACGCCTGGTTCGCCGTAGACCTCGGTCTGTGGGTCATTCCCTCCGCCTACACGTTGAGGCACGCCAG GGGTTACGGCCGCTCAGCACTGAGGAACTGGGTGTTCCAGGTGTCGAAGGACGGTCAGAATTGGACGACTCTTTACACCCATGTAGACGACGGCAGCCTCAATGAACCAGG GTCTACGGCCACGTGGCCCCTGGACCCGTCCAAAGAGGAGAAGCAGGGCTGGAGACACATCAGGATTAAACAAATGGGGAAGAACGCCAGTGGTCAGACTCACTACCTGTCTCTGTCCGGACTTGAGCTGTACGGCACCGTCACCGCCGTCTGTGAGGACCAGCTGG GTAAAGCTGTGAAGGAGGCGGAGGCGAATCTTCGTCGCCAGCGCCGACTGTTTCGCTCCCAGGTGATGAAGTATATCGTCCCAGGGGCGCGGGTCGTCCGCGGCATCGACTGGAAGTGGAGAGACCAGGATGGAAACCCAGCCGGGGAGGGCACGGTCACCGGAGAGGCTCACAACG GCTGGATTGATGTAACCTGGGATGCTGGCGGCTCTAACTCTTACCGTATGGGCGCTGAAGGGAAGTTTGACCTCAAGCTTGCTCCAGGGTACGACCCTGAGTCGGCTGCCACAGCGCCGTCACCCAAACCTGTCTCATCCACTGTTTCAGGCCCCGCCTCCTCCATGGTGGGACCCTCTGCGACACCGGCAGCCAGCGGcggcaccaccaccaccacctcgtccttctcctcctcaacCTCATCGTCCTCGCAGCAGCAGTCGTGGAGCAGCTTGGTGAAAAATAACTGTCCCGACAAGGGTGGGGCCACGTCATTTGGCGGGGCCAGCTCCTCCAGCCGgaagggcagcagcagctccgtctGCAGTGTCGCTTCCTCCTCTGATATCAGTCTCAGTTCCTCCGCCGGGCTGCCGGGAGCAGGAGGTCTGCGgctggagaggaggacagaagggCTGCTTCTTGACCAGGGCGCCGGGGTGGTAGGAGTGCCAGGAGGCGGGGTCGGCCCTGATGGACATCAGCAAGAGCCGATTGTTGTgctgtcctctgcagcagaggGCGGATCGGGTTCGGGGTCCAGCTGTGGCACACTCACAGCAGACGGGTCCACCACCGGCGATGACGCCAGAAACAAAGACTCCTCTGCGGCAACAGCCGCCACAGACCCAGCAACAGCCATCTCCATGGGGCTGGTGAGCGTGAGCTCCCCCGACGTCAGCTCAGTGTCTGAGTCATCGAGTAAGGACGCACCTTCCCAGAGGCCCCTGTGCTCTGCGGCTAACGCCCGGCTGTCGGTCAGCTCCCTTCTGGCTGCCGGCGCCCCCATGAGCTCCAGTGCCAGCGTACCCAACCTGTCATCTCGAGAGGCCAGTCTCATGGAGTCCTTTGTCCGCCGTGCACCCAACATGTCGCGCACCAACGCCACAAACAACATGAATCTGAGCCGCAGCAGCAGCgacaacaacaccaacacactGGGCAGGAACGTCATGAGTACAGCGA cttCTCCTCTCATGGGTGCTCAGAGCTTTCCTAACCTCACCACCACTGGCACCACCTCCACCGTTACCATGTCAACCTCCATAGTAACCAGCAGCAATAACGTAGCCACGGCCACCACGGGTCTGTCGGTAGGCCAGTTGCTAAGCAACACCCTGACCACCAGCCTGACATCTACGTCCAGCGAGAGTGACACGGGCCAGGAGGCTGAGTTCTCTCTCTATG ACTTCCTGGACAGTTGCCGTGCAAACACACTGCTGGCTGAGCTGGATGACGAGGAGGACCTCCCAGAACccgacgatgatgatgacgagAACGAAGATGACAATCAGGAGGACCAGGAGTACGAGGAGGTCCTG gaggaggaagagtatgAGACCAAAGGAGGGCGCAGGAGGACGTGGGATGACGACTTTGTCCTGAAGAGGCAGTTCTCTGCTCTGGTGCCCGCCTTTGATCCCCGACCAGGAAGAACCAACGTCCAGCAGACGACCGACCTGGAGATCCCTCAGccgg GGACTCCTCGGTCGGAGgtccaggaggaggtggagtgcGCGCCGtctcctcacctctctctcacactgaaG GTGGCAGGGCTAGGAACAACCCGGGAGGTGGAGCTTCCTCTGTCCAACTACAAGTCGACCATCTTCTACTACGTCCagcggctgctgcagctgtcctgCAACGGTGCCGTAAAGACGGACAAGCTGCGTCGCATCTGGGAGCCCACGTACAC GATCATGTACAGAGAGCTGAAGGACTCtgacaaagagaaggagagcgGGAAGATG GACTTCTGTGAACACGGTGTCGGAGGTCGCTCCGGTGGTCTGAGCCCGAGCTCAGTGTCGGCCATTCAGAGCAGTGAGATCCTGGGCGGGGCCAGGGAGGCGGCGCAGGCGAAGGCGGGCTGCAGTCAGAACGCCTGCGGGGTGGAGGacgtcctgcagctgctgcgcaTCCTCTACATCATCGGAGGAGACGCCGTCGCCAACACACGGACGCTGCAGGAGG ATGTGGACGAGCTGCAGTTCAACGCGTCTCCAGAAGAGTTCACCAGCAAGAAAATCACCACCAAGATCCTGCAGCAGATCGAG GAGCCTCTGGCTCTTGCCAGCGGGGCGCTGCCTGACTGGTGTGAACAGCTCACTTCGAAGTGTCCCTTCCTCATCCCCTTTGAGACCCGACAGCTCTACTTCACCTGCACCGCCTTCGGAGCCTCCAG ggCCATCGTCTGGCTTCAGAACAGGCGAGAGGCGACCATGGAGCGGTCTCGGCCGTCCACCACGGTGCGACGTGATGACCCTGGAGAGTTCAGGGTGGGTCGGCTCAAACATGAGCGAGTCAAAGTTCCCAGAGGAGAGGCCATGATGGAGTGGGCGGAGTCTGTCATGCAGGTCCACGCTGACAGGAAGTCTGTGCTGGAG GTGGAGTTTCAGGGTGAGGAGGGAACCGGTCTGGGTCCCACTCTGGAGTTTTACGCTCTGGTAGCTGCAGAGTTTCAGAGAACGTCGCTGGGAATCTGGCTGTGTGACGACGACTTCCCCGACGACGAGTCGCGACAG GTGGATCTGGGTGGCGGCCTTAAGCCTCCCGGGTTCTACGTGCAGCGCTCCTGCGGTCTGTTCCCGGCTCCCTTCCCTCAGGACAGTGAGGAGTTGGAGCGTATCACCAAGCTCTTCCACTTCCTGGGCATCTTCTTGGCCAAGTGTATCCAGGACAACCGGCTGGTGGACCTGCCCGTCTCGCAGCCCTTCTTCAAGCTCCTGTGCATGGGCGACATCAAGTCCAACATGAGCAAGCTGCTGTACCAGTCCCGCAGCTCGCCGCAGGGACACGACCCCGACCGCCCCCACCTGCAgcccttcctgctgctgtcggAGTTGCAGTCAGAGGCGTCCACCGAGGAGAGCCAGGAGACGTACTCTGTGGGGAGCTTCGACGAGGACTCCAAGTCTGAGTTCATCATGGACCCGCCAAAACCCAAACCACCAGCCTGGTACCACGGCATCCTGACCTGGGACGACTTCCAGCTCGTCAACCCGCACAG ggcGAGTTTCCTGAAGGAGGTGAAGGAGCTGGCTGTGAAGAGGAGGCAGATTCTGGCTAGTAAGAGTTTGTCTGAGGACGAGAAGAACACCAGACTGCAGGACCTGATGCTGAGGAACCCTCTGGGCTCAGGACCCCCACTCAGTGTGGAAGACCtcgg GTTGAACTTCCAGTTCTGTCCGTCCTCGAAGGTTCACGGTTTCTCTGCGGTGGATCTAAAAACCAACGGAGACGATGAG atggtgACCATGGAGAACGCAGAGGAGTACGTGGAGTTGATGTTTGACTTCTGTATGCACACCGGCATCCAGAAACAGATGGAGGCCTtcagag AGGGTTTTAACCGAGTGTTTCCGATGGAGAAGTTGAGCTCCTTCAGTCATAAGGAGGTGCAGATGATCCTCTGTGGCAACCAATCACCTTCCTGGActgctgatgacatcatcaactaCACTGAACCAAAGCTGGGTTACACCAGAGACAG ccCTGGCTTCCTGCGTTTTGTCCGAGTTCTCTGCGGGATGTCATCTGATGAGAGGAAGGCCTTCCTGCAGTTCACCACCGGCTGCTCCACGCTGCCCCCCGGTGGCCTCGCCAACCTGCACCCCCGCCTCACCATCGTCAGGAAG GTGGACGCCACCGACTCCAGTTACCCGTCAGTCAACACATGCGTTCACTACCTGAAGCTGCCCGAGTATTCGTCAGAGGACATCATGAGAGAGCGCCTGTTAGCCGCCACCATGGAGAAAGGCTTCCACCTCAACTGA